A genome region from Purpureocillium takamizusanense chromosome 8, complete sequence includes the following:
- the GNA1_2 gene encoding Glucosamine-phosphate N-acetyltransferase (EggNog:ENOG503P4F6~COG:M) encodes MGWLGFGPSIHPSIHQVVRSALPASSCSRGLDLIHRGCLSSSPSPPAPVVSHLSASAPTANCLSFISFSFFSIHTSSQLVTAASFTAQQLSIATSTPASVLRSHHHPPPNPARTRPTITDSPPMPSLVIPGASSFNAMAADEGLFPSYLVSPDVSAALPEGYKLRPLRRSDYDTGFLDCLRVLTTVGDIAKDDFEAQYERMVKQEGYYIIVIEDDAGAVVATGALIVERKFIHNLGAVGHIEDIAVSKSQQGKKLGLRLIQALDFVAERIGCYKSILDCSDANEGFYIKCGFRRAGLQMAHYYEGSKSKPQ; translated from the exons atgggctggctgggttttggtccatccatccatccatccatccatcagGTGGTGAGGTCAGCCCTTCCAGCAAGCAGCTGCTCCAGAGGCCTTGACCTCATTCATCGCGGCTGTCTttcttcctccccctcccctcctgCTCCAGTCGTCTCCCATCTTTCAGCCTCAGCTCCCACCGCCAATTGTCTCTCGTtcatctccttctccttcttctccataCACACGAGCAGCCAGctcgtcacggccgccagctTCACCGCCCAGCAGCTCTCAATTGCCACctccacgcccgcctccgtTCTCCGAAGCCATCACCATCCACCACCAAACCCAGCCCGCACCCGGCCGACCATCACCGACTCGCCTCCAATGCCCAGCCTCGTCATCcccggcgcctcgtccttcaacgccatggccgccgacgagggcctctTCCCCTCGTACCTCGTCTCCCCCGACGTCtcggccgccctgcccgaAGGCTACAAGCTGCGGCCTCTGCGCCGCTCCGACTACGACACGGGCTTCCTCGACTGCCTGCGCGTCCTGACCACGGTCGGCGAcatcgccaaggacgacTTTGAGGCTCAGTACGAGCGCATGGTCAAGCAGGAGGGCTACtacatcatcgtcatcgaagacgacgctggcgccgtcgttgccaCGGGCGCCCTGATTGTCGAACGCAAGTT CATCCAcaacctcggcgccgtcggccacaTCGAAGACATTGCCGTGTCCAAGAGCCAGcagggcaagaagctcggGCTGCGCCTCATTCAGGCCCTCGActtcgtcgccgagcgcatTGGCTGCTACAAGAGCATCCTCGACTGCAGCGACGCCAACGAGGGCTTCTACATCAAGTGCGGCTTCCGCAGAGCCGGCCTGCAGATGGCGCACTACTACGAGGGCAGCAAAAGTAAGCCCCAATAG
- a CDS encoding 2-dehydro-3-deoxy-D-gluconate 5-dehydrogenase (EggNog:ENOG503NXBI~COG:Q): MASSLFSLEGHTAVVTGCTRGIGQAVAIGLAEAGADLILVQRDTSSTATKEAVERLGRKASIYTADMASREQVAALTPKILADGHQVRILVTCAGIQRRHKCEVFPDADFDEVLQVNLNAVFTLCRDMGAHMLSLEPSPATGRRGSVINFASLLTFQGGLTVPAYAASKGAVGQLTKSLANEWTARGVTVNAIAPGYVETEMNTALLNDPDRLASISARIPAARWGTPDDFKGTAVYLASRASGYVSGHTLVVDGGWMGR; this comes from the exons ATGGCGTCGTCCCTCTTCTCGCTCGAGGGCCATacggccgtcgtcacggGCTGCACCCGCGGCATCGGCCAGGCCGTGGCCATtggcctggccgaggccggcgcggacctcatcctcgtccag AGGGACACGTCCAGCACGGCCACCAAGGAGGCCGTCGAGAGGCTCGGGCGCAAGGCCTCCATCTACACGGCCGACATGGCGTCGCgcgagcaggtcgccgcgCTGACGCCCAagatcctcgccgacgggcaCCAGGTGCGCATCCTGGTGACGTGCGCGGGGAtccagcggcggcacaaGTGCGAGGTGTTCCCGGACGCCGACTTTGACGAGGTCCTGCAGGTCAACCTCAACGCCGTCTTCACGCTCTGCCGGGACATGGGCGCGCACATGCTCTCGCTCgagccctcgcccgcgacgggccggcgcggcagcgtCATCAACTTCGCCTCGCTGCTGACGTTCCAGGGCGGGCTGACGGTGCCGGCGTACGCGGCGTCcaagggcgccgtcgggcagctgACCAAGTCGCTCGCCAACGAGtggacggcgcgcggcgtcaccgtcaacgccatcgccccGGGGTACGTCGAGACGGAGATGAACAcggcgctgctcaacgacCCGGACCGCCTGGCGAGCATCAGCGCGCGCATCCCCGCCGCGCGATGGGGCACCCCCGACGACTTCAAGGGCACGGCTGTGTACCTCGCCAGCCGGGCGAGCGGGTACGTGAGCGGACACACGCTGGTCGTGGACGGCGGGTGGATGGGGAGGTGA